In Syntrophales bacterium, the DNA window TACCTATATCGAGCAGATTTCGTATCTGATTTACCTCAAGCTGTTAGACGAGGAGGAATCCAGCCGCGAACTTAAACAGCGGCTTATGGGAAAACAGGCCAACGGTAACGGCAGACTGCTCTACCCCAAACAGGCCGAGCGTTTCCGCTGGTCCAAGTGGCGCTTCAAGAGCGGCACAGACCTGCGTGACTTCGTGCGCGACCAGGTTTTTCCCTACATGGCTTCGCTGGTGAAGGAGGAGCCGCAGATCGCCGAATATTTTCGCGACGCCGTGCTGGAGATTATCGATCCCAACGTGCTCAAACAAGTGGTGGATGAGATCGACGGAATCGACTTTGCCAAGCTCGGCACCGATGTCAAGGGTGACATCTTCGAATATCTGCTGACCCACCTGGGGCAGTCTGCTTTAAACGGCCAGTTCCGAACGCCCCGCCAGATCCGAACCATGATGGTCGAGATGATTGACCCCAACCTCGGGGATACAATCTACGATCCGGCGTGCGGTACCGGCGGCTTCCTCATCGATGCCATCGAGTACATCCTGGCCAGATACTCCACCGAACCTCAGGAAGTGCCCATCTACGGCGAGGAGTGGCTGGAAAAGCGCGACCAGTCCATCAAGGAAGCAAAGAAGGACATCCCGACACTGCAGACCTATCGAAAGGGTCCGGGCGAAAAGGTTCCCAATTGGGGGCTTTTGGAGCGGTCCATCTATGGTATCGATGTATCGCGTCAGATGATGCGCATCGCCATGATGAACCTGGTGCTGCACGGCATCCGCCAGGCCAACGTCAAGCGTGCCAATACGCTTTCCGACATGGGCGGCCTTACCGAGGACGATCTGAACCGTCGCTACAAA includes these proteins:
- a CDS encoding type I restriction-modification system subunit M; the protein is MNQDLRRKLNRITDILWAGGVTNPVTYIEQISYLIYLKLLDEEESSRELKQRLMGKQANGNGRLLYPKQAERFRWSKWRFKSGTDLRDFVRDQVFPYMASLVKEEPQIAEYFRDAVLEIIDPNVLKQVVDEIDGIDFAKLGTDVKGDIFEYLLTHLGQSALNGQFRTPRQIRTMMVEMIDPNLGDTIYDPACGTGGFLIDAIEYILARYSTEPQEVPIYGEEWLEKRDQSIKEAKKDIPTLQTYRKGPGEKVPNWGLLERSIYGIDVSRQMMRIAMMNLVLHGIRQANVKRANTLSDMGGLTEDDLNRRYKVIFSNPPFAGVLPKESIRKDLPTNSKKSELLFLGVMMEALAPNGQCAVVVPEGLLFGSTAAHKELRRKLIEDFDLLAVVSLPAGVFKPYAGVKTGVLVFRRPASGTKKDKKTKHKEKVWFYEVRADGFDPDKISGGGRPETPDRNDIPDLLNEWKAYKESKFSNPPGVEAGTLLQSDSEEPRCWWASIKTVTENDYNLAAGRYKPQVAEKIPEGDPAELIRDVLQIEREITEGLEKLLREVENG